GCAATAAATATTTCAAAGCCTTCATCTTCTAGAAATGTTTTAACAGCTGTTCTTAATCCGGGCTCATCATCAACTAATAAAATTCTTGATTTTCTTACCGGTTCATTATTTATTTGATTAATTTCATTCATTTTTTGAATTCTTTAATTTGATTTTCTAGTAATAAAGAGAATTTTATATACTAAATACAATGCTATCAACTCCTATACTACTAGATTATCAATCTTCGACTCCTTGCTCTAAGGATGTTGTTGATTCTATGAAACCTTTTTGGAGTGAGATATTTTCTAACCCTGCAAGCAAATCTAATTTGGCTGGAATCAAAGCAAGCGCTATATTAGAGGCCTCAAGAGAAAAAATAGAACAAAATTTATTTCTTAAGAATAAAAAAGTTATTTTTACAAGTGGCGCAACAGAGTCTAATAACCTAGCTTTATTGGGTTTTGCGAGAAATTACTATAAAAAAACAGGAAATTATGGACATATTATTACCTTAAAAACGGAGCACAAAGCTGTACTTGAACCACTAATCCAACTAAAAAAAGAGGGATTTCAAGTTACGGAAATTAATCCTGAGAAAGATGGATTAATTTCAGAAGAACAATTCAAAAAAAATATAAGAGAAGATACATTTATGGTTAGTGTTATGTTGGCAAATAACGAAATAGGAGTTATTCAGCCTATAGGGAATATTTCAAAGATATGTAAATCGAGAGGAATAACTCTCCACTCTGATTTTGCACAATGTTTAGGGTATATCGAGTTAGAAAATCTTTTATCAGATGTAAATATGATAACGATGAGTTCTCACAAAATATATGGTCCTAAAGGGATTGGACTTCTTTTGATTGATAAAGGAATTAATCTTGAGCCTTTAATTGTTGGCGGAGGTCAGGAATATGGTCTCAGGTCTGGTACATTACCTCTTCCTTTAGTAGTTGGCTTTGCTAAAGCAATAGAGATAGCAGTTTCTAATCAAAAAAGTAATGCTGAGAAATTACTTTTGTATAGAAATAATCTTTTGGAGGGTTTGTTAGAAAATAATTCTGGTTTATTAATTAATGGCTCAATAGAAAAAAGATTACCTCAAAATTTAAATTTCACTGTCTTGGATTTAAACGGAGCAAAGTTTCATAAAGTTTTAAAATCAAAAATAATTTGTTCTAGTGGATCTGCATGCAGTAATGGTGAACCATCTCATGTTTTACTAGCCTTAGGTAGATCTTTTAAAGAAGCAGAATCTTCAATAAGGTTAAGTATTGGATTAAGTACTAATTCAAAAGAGATAAAAGAAGCAATTCAAATTCTTACAAATACGATCAAATCATTACGTTAGAAATTATTAGCTTCTTAATTGAGCAATTCTTAATTTTCCACTTCTAGCTCTTCTATTTAGTTCGACTTCTTGTTCGGATGGTGTGATTGGCTTTTTTGTGAGATTTTTTATTCTTTGATCATTCTTAAAAGAATTTTTAACTAACCTATCTTCCAGGGAATGAAAACTAATAATAGAAATAATTCCCCCCGGTAGAAGCCAATTAGGGACAACTTGCAAAAATTTTTCTAGTACTTCAATTTCTTTATTAACGGCAATTCTTAGTGCTTGAAATGTTCTTGTTGCTGGGTGTAATTTTTTATATCTTTGTTTTGGTGGGAAGCAGCCGGCAATAGAATAAGCTAACTCTTTTGTTCCAGAATATTTACCATTTTCCTTCAAATCCATTTTTATTTTCCTAGCAATCTTTCTTGATAGTCTTTCATCTCCATATTTATAAATTAGGTTAGCTAGATCTTTTTCATTTAAATCTTCAATTAAATTCTCTGCATTAACCTCAAGAAAAGGATTCATCCGCATATCAAGTGGACCATCTTTTTGGAAACTAAATCCTCTTTTAGGATCATCAATTTGGTTACTATTTACTCCAAGATCTGCAATCACAAAAGAAACTTTTTCTTTTGGTATAAATTCCGCAAAATTTGAAGCCTTTATATCAATCCTATTTTTAAATTCATCAAGTTTTTTTGATGCTGATTTTCTTGCGAATGGATCTTGATCAAGGCCAATTATTTTTAAATCCGAATATTTTCTCAATAGATGATAAGAGTGCCCGCCTCCGCCTAAAGTTGCGTCTATTCCTTTAAATTGGTTGTTATGTATTAATGGGTAATGCTCTAATGAGGCCATAATCTCATCTGTCATAACTGATTTATGATTGAAAAAAGATGAATCAGATAGGTCAGTTTGCATAACTTTCGACTAAGATTTGTTTAGAAGTTAAATTTCGAATGGCTCAGCTAGAGACTAGAACAGAACCAATGGTGGTCAATTTTGGACCTCATCATCCCTCAATGCATGGGGTTTTAAGGTTAGTTGTAACTCTAGATGGTGAGAATGTCATTGATTGTGAGCCAGTAATTGGATATTTACATAGAGGAATGGAAAAGATAGCTGAAAATAGAACAAATGTAATGTATGTCCCTTATGTAAGCAGAATGGATTATGCAGCAGGAATGTTTTATGAAGCTATTGTAGTAAATGCTCCTGAAAGATTAGCTAATATTCCAGTTCCTAAAAGAGCAAGTTACATCAGAGTTCTTATGCTCGAACTTAATCGTATTGCTAATCATCTTTTATGGCTTGGTCCTTTTTTAGCAGACGTGGGAGCTCAAACTCCATTTTTCTATATTTTTAGAGAAAGAGAAATGATTTATGATCTCTGGGAAGCTGCTACTGGACAAAGGCTAATAAATAATAATTTCTTTAGGATAGGTGGTGTCGCATGTGATCTTCCATACGGATGGTTAGAAAAATGTATAGACTTTTGTGATTGGTTCGGTCCTAAAATAGATGAATACGAAAAATTAATCACAAATAATCCAATTTTTAGAAAAAGAATTGAAGGTCTCGGAACAATACAAAGAGACCAGGCAATTAATTGGTCTTTGTCTGGGCCAATGCTTAGAGCTTCTGGAGTTTCCTGGGATTTAAGGAAAGTCGATAGTTATGAATGTTATGACGATTTTGATTGGCAGATTGCTTCAGAAAAAGAGGGAGATTGCTATGCGAGATATCGAGTAAGAGTTGAAGAGATGAGACAATCACTGAGCATCATTCGCCAAGCCTGCGAAATGATTCCAGGAGGTCCAACAGAAAATTTAGAAGCTCAAAGAATGGCGGCTGAAGATAAGAAAAATGAAATATTTGGTATTGACTATCAATATGTAGCTAAGAAGGTTGCTCCAACGTTTAAAATTCCTAACGGAGAATTGTATACAAGATTAGAGTCCGGTAAAGGAGAAATAGGTGTATTTATTCAAGGAAATAATGAAGTTACCCCGTGGAGATTTAAAATCAGAGCAGCTGATTTAAATAATCTGCAAATATTGCCTCATATTCTTAAAGGTGCCAAGATCGCAGATATTATGGCAATCCTTGGTTCAATAGATGTCATTATGGGATCTGTTGATAGATAAGTTCTTTAAATGAAACCCGCTGATTGGTTAATATTGCAGAAGAAGGTAAGATTTGGTGATTGTGATTCTGCAGGTGTAATTCATTTTCACAACTTATTAAAATGGTCGCACGAAGCCTGGGAAGAGAGTATTGAAATTTATGGGATTCCTTATCAAGATATTTTCCCGGATTTTTCTATACGTAAATCTCAAATTATTTTCCCCATAGTAAATTGCGAAGCAAACTTTCTTGCGCCTATAAAAATTGGAGATTTTTTAAAAATAAAAATTACCCCTCATAAAATTAATACACATTTGTTCCAAGTAAATAGCTTTTTTATAAAAAATGGAAATAAAGTAGCAGAAGGAAAAATAATACATTGTTCCATAGATGTTGATTCAAGAAATAAAATAGAACTTCCCGATCAGTTAGAAAGGTGGATAGAAGCTTCAAATGTAAGTGCAAATTTAAAAGAATGCTAATTCTTATTTTTTAAATTTATAGTTTATTTTTAACAATCCACTTTTCAGGTTTTTCATGTTTAGGCCAACTTTGGGAAAATTTTTTTAATAAATTTAAAGAATTTTCAATTTTTTTATGATTTGTAAGTTCTCTAAATTCAATAATTATATTAATTTTATTTCCCCATAATTTGTCGGATACTTTTGAAATATTGAATTTATTAATTGGGATATTTTCTTTAATAATGAAAGCATTTAATCGAGTTTCAATTATTTTTGGAAAAACGATTTCTCCTCCTGAATTAAAAGCTTTATCACTTCTTCCAAGAAATTTTAAATATAAAGAATTATTGATTTGATTAATTTCACCTAAATCACCGGTTTGCCACCACCCTTTTTTATTTTTGAAATTTTCAGTTTTTGAAGAGTCTATTATTTCGATTCCAATTCTGGCTGATTTAATCTCGATTATTCCTTGTGTGTTAATTCTTATTTGTGTATCAGGTAGTATTTCTCCAACATTTTCAAAACCCATTAAGAATTCTTTTGGTTTTAAACTAGTAACCATTGCTGCTGTTTCAGTTGAGCCGTAACAAGGTGCTAATTTTATTTTTTCTTCTATACATTGTTCTGCAGT
This sequence is a window from Prochlorococcus marinus XMU1419. Protein-coding genes within it:
- a CDS encoding cysteine desulfurase family protein, whose product is MLSTPILLDYQSSTPCSKDVVDSMKPFWSEIFSNPASKSNLAGIKASAILEASREKIEQNLFLKNKKVIFTSGATESNNLALLGFARNYYKKTGNYGHIITLKTEHKAVLEPLIQLKKEGFQVTEINPEKDGLISEEQFKKNIREDTFMVSVMLANNEIGVIQPIGNISKICKSRGITLHSDFAQCLGYIELENLLSDVNMITMSSHKIYGPKGIGLLLIDKGINLEPLIVGGGQEYGLRSGTLPLPLVVGFAKAIEIAVSNQKSNAEKLLLYRNNLLEGLLENNSGLLINGSIEKRLPQNLNFTVLDLNGAKFHKVLKSKIICSSGSACSNGEPSHVLLALGRSFKEAESSIRLSIGLSTNSKEIKEAIQILTNTIKSLR
- the rsmH gene encoding 16S rRNA (cytosine(1402)-N(4))-methyltransferase RsmH; translated protein: MQTDLSDSSFFNHKSVMTDEIMASLEHYPLIHNNQFKGIDATLGGGGHSYHLLRKYSDLKIIGLDQDPFARKSASKKLDEFKNRIDIKASNFAEFIPKEKVSFVIADLGVNSNQIDDPKRGFSFQKDGPLDMRMNPFLEVNAENLIEDLNEKDLANLIYKYGDERLSRKIARKIKMDLKENGKYSGTKELAYSIAGCFPPKQRYKKLHPATRTFQALRIAVNKEIEVLEKFLQVVPNWLLPGGIISIISFHSLEDRLVKNSFKNDQRIKNLTKKPITPSEQEVELNRRARSGKLRIAQLRS
- a CDS encoding NAD(P)H-quinone oxidoreductase subunit H → MAQLETRTEPMVVNFGPHHPSMHGVLRLVVTLDGENVIDCEPVIGYLHRGMEKIAENRTNVMYVPYVSRMDYAAGMFYEAIVVNAPERLANIPVPKRASYIRVLMLELNRIANHLLWLGPFLADVGAQTPFFYIFREREMIYDLWEAATGQRLINNNFFRIGGVACDLPYGWLEKCIDFCDWFGPKIDEYEKLITNNPIFRKRIEGLGTIQRDQAINWSLSGPMLRASGVSWDLRKVDSYECYDDFDWQIASEKEGDCYARYRVRVEEMRQSLSIIRQACEMIPGGPTENLEAQRMAAEDKKNEIFGIDYQYVAKKVAPTFKIPNGELYTRLESGKGEIGVFIQGNNEVTPWRFKIRAADLNNLQILPHILKGAKIADIMAILGSIDVIMGSVDR
- a CDS encoding acyl-CoA thioesterase codes for the protein MKPADWLILQKKVRFGDCDSAGVIHFHNLLKWSHEAWEESIEIYGIPYQDIFPDFSIRKSQIIFPIVNCEANFLAPIKIGDFLKIKITPHKINTHLFQVNSFFIKNGNKVAEGKIIHCSIDVDSRNKIELPDQLERWIEASNVSANLKEC
- a CDS encoding AMP-binding protein, with amino-acid sequence MKNKIHTIEVENNETQSVEKIIEKIREKKIIYVKNKFYKDEDILNSITENGPAIILNSSGSTGKPRKCFHHLDNLKLSAFTSGQWLIEQGFELQNCLILNTLPLNHISGLMPIVRSQTWGCDCINISPNLIKKTRELLLFTIKSKKNKKHLITSLVPTQLQRLLAQKDGISWLKIFDLIWVGGASISGETAEQCIEEKIKLAPCYGSTETAAMVTSLKPKEFLMGFENVGEILPDTQIRINTQGIIEIKSARIGIEIIDSSKTENFKNKKGWWQTGDLGEINQINNSLYLKFLGRSDKAFNSGGEIVFPKIIETRLNAFIIKENIPINKFNISKVSDKLWGNKINIIIEFRELTNHKKIENSLNLLKKFSQSWPKHEKPEKWIVKNKL